From a region of the Besnoitia besnoiti strain Bb-Ger1 chromosome I, whole genome shotgun sequence genome:
- a CDS encoding glycerophosphodiester phosphodiesterase family protein (encoded by transcript BESB_000860), translating to MESLSETAAAAAPLNEFPSSRGRRRVAVDIGSILRRTRNGPCRRLRCRLSMLAWNFLSTPSSKGLRETFSCFRRTRLSPDPSTPLRSTAARDDEENVTLVAATPDHPRPSGDDASPESVHACTYYRVTEGSGSQLSLYLAFVGSILGCCLAYLVLYLLCVWRNDWQSIDATFYTISGKHWAWARILCALFFFVWFYSNLMTMSCALACSPPPCWRRSRRAAALTSAASPSAHPPDVSRVALVPSISPVHLFLLPLAVGGSAAFLLITFLVWGPEYRGVHLWLEFYGPFLYAVSLPLVTLLLAGAVVHFVFSSELSSGSCGGVASGAAGSPAPATATAAGCLPASFLAVSASAASSALDTEPRESLQRQSFSLSSPLLAASRSSSSSNDLSHGSRDDRVHTSASADTAGRGDVENLKGRSGGQRACGEICAAEAAAKSLNSTRLRPSATPGSREEAAGGERVSAAGRRRCSSARVWQSLLCHLPQAVGLLFLFGVWVFLLAAPFLLPSLFSSPCLLRGPPVSSDVNAERRNKFARANASDDRLPPFRRHDLHAWLPEKPLLVGHRGLPELRPENTEVSFEAAAAVGCDGLESDVVVSADGVPFLLHDETFARTTNVGEVFPSRTNTRADLFTWVDVQQLNAGDWWVKTDPYGTVDLVDPVVMKDISEQKVPKLEWLMEKAVTANRSLIYDLRCPDCHSNTWGCGDKCIDLTIDLVRKTRSSRYLWWLQGKRLEMKKEFPDITIVTAADRHFQHDDDNLTDILNVEWVELDAQLTRTWNEKGYWVNSYVVSQPWLLSYFWCAGVGSVTTNSCHRLKAMDAPVYVLSWSAFLWCSAIWDLFCIFLLVCLLYLCVYGASDCPGSLTTVAPAELIMTPDANEGE from the exons ATGGAAAGCCTGTCGgagacagctgcagcggccgctccGCTAAACGAGTTTCCCTCTTCACGGGGTCGGCGGCGTGTCGCGGTTGACATTGGAAGCATTCTGCGACGCACCAGAAACGGCCCCTGCCGTCGGCTGCGTTGCAGATTGTCGATGCTCGCCTGGAATTTCTTGTCCACACCCTCGTCAAAGGGCTTGCGCGAGACGTTTTCGTGTTTTCGGCGCACTCGGTTGTCGCCTGATCCATCGACGCCTTTGAGGTCGACTGCGGCGAgggacgacgaagaaaacgTCACGCTTGTTGCTGCGACGCCGGATCACCCACGCCCCTCCGGTGACGACGCGTCACCTGAAAGTGTACACGCGTGCACATACTACAGAGTGACGGAGGGTAGCGGGAGCCAGCTGTCCCTGTACCTTGCGTTTGTGGGCTCCATTctcggctgctgcctcgcatATCTGGTGCTCTaccttctctgcgtctggcgGAATGACTGGCAGTCCATCGACGCAACGTTCTACACGATATCGGGCAAGCACTGGGCCTGGGCGCGGATTCTCTGcgccctcttcttttttGTTTGGTTCTACAGCAACCTCATGACGATGAGCTGCGCGCTGGCGTGCTCGCCTCCCCCGTgctggcggcggtcgcggagggctgcggctctcacttccgcggcgtcgccctcagcgCATCCTCCCGACGTGTCTCGCGTCGCTCTTGTTCCTTCCATCTCCCCTGTCCACCTGTTTCTGCTCCCCTTGGCAGTGGGCGGGAGTGCGGCGTTCCTGCTGATCACGTTTCTCGTGTGGGGACCCGAGTACAGGGGCGTTCACCTCTGGCTCGAGTTCTACGGGCCGTTCCTCTACGCAGTGAGTCTTCCTCTCGTCACGCTCCTGCTTGCCGGGGCGGTGGTTCacttcgtcttctcctcggAACTCTCATCGGGCTCTTGCGGAGGCGTCGCATCCGGTGCCGCCGGTTCCCCAGCGCCCGCCACGGCTACGGCGGCGGGTTGTCTGCCTGCGTCatttctcgctgtctctgcatctgcggcctcttccgcgcTCGACACGGAGCCCCGAGAGTCTCTTCAGCGACAATCATTTTCGCTGTCTTCGCCTTTGCTGGCTGCTTCACGCTCGTCTAGTTCTTCAAACGACCTCTCTCATGGCTCCCGCGACGATCGAGTGCAcacgtctgcgtctgcagacactgccggccgcggagacgtgGAAAACCTCaaaggccgcagcggcggacagAGAGCCTGTGGTGAGATTtgtgcagcagaggcggcggccaaGTCCCTGAACTCGACTCGTCTTCGTCCGTCTGCCACGCCGGGGtcgcgagaggaggctgcggggggagagcgagtgagcgcggcgggtcgccgccgctgctcttcTGCGCGGGTGTGGCAGAGTCTTCTGTGTCACTTGCCGCAAGCCGTAGGTCTCCTTTTCCTTTTCGGCGTTTGGGTCTTCCTACTCGCCGCACCGTTTCTGCTCCCGTCGCTCTTCTCGTCGccgtgtctgctgcgcggaCCGCCGGTGTCGTCCGACGTGAACGCAGAAAGACGAAACAAGTTTGCGCGAGCGAACGCCTCGGATGACCGGCTGCCTCCCTTCCGACGCCACGACCTGCATGCGTGGCTCCCGGAGAAACCGCTGCTAGTCGGTCATCGTGGCCTTCCTGAACTGCGACCGGAAAATACAGA GGTCTCCTttgaagcagcagctgcagtgGGCTGCGACGGCCTGGAGTCGGACGTTGTTGTCTCTGCGGATGGCGTTCCTTTTCTCCTC CATGACGAAACCTtcgcgaggacgacgaacgTCGGCGAAGTCTTCCCCTCGCGGACGAATACTCGCGCAGATCTCTTCACGTGGGTAGACGTGCAGCAGCTGAACGCCGGCGACTGGTGGGTGAAG ACCGACCCTTACGGCACCGTGGACCTGGTCGATCCCGTTGTCATGAAGGATATCTCTGAGCAGA AAGTTCCGAAGCTCGAGTGGCTCATGGAGAAAGCTGTGACAGCGAACCGGAGTCTGATCTACGACTTGCGCTGTCCGGACTGCCACAGCAACACCTGGGGCTGCGGAGACAAATGCATCGACCTCACCATTGACTTGGTGCGGAAAACCAGAAGCAGCCGATACCTCTGGTGGCTGCAAGGCAAAAG ATTGGAAATGAAGAAAGAATTCCCCGATATCACGATCGTCACGGCGGCGGACAGGCATTTTCAGCACGATGATGACAACC TAACAGATATCCTAAACGTGGAATGGGTCGAGCTCGACGCACAGTTGACGCGAACTTGGAACGAAAAAG GCTACTGGGTGAACTCCTACGTCGTTTCTCAACCCTGGCTCCTGTCTTACTTCTGGTGCGCCGGCGTGGGCTCCGTCACGACAAACAGCTGCCACCGGCTGAAGGCGATGGACGCCCCCGTGTACGTCCTCAGCTGGTCTGCATTTCTCT GGTGCAGTGCGATCTGGGATCTCTTCTGCATtttccttctcgtctgcctTCTTTACCTCTGCGTGTACGGAGCTTCGGACTGCCCTGGGTCGCTGACCACTGTGGCGCCTGCCGAGCTCATCATGACGCCAGACGCCAACGAAGGAGAATGA
- a CDS encoding transporter, major facilitator family protein (encoded by transcript BESB_000870), whose product MSAARALPESCSASSAHATSTPATSRTLVGAHRAAGCGLPQGFCNEQSRGVLGGVQSGGAVALSAEPLCAEEPPCSPKCGDDGRLLLGRGASPCRLRRIETHELQSFLRLARGGPATSTFSLLSSEVSTCGDEGQRGATRRSGGAPGRNGGAGSSLFACQPRFSSLSGAANGCGGQEGADEVDPSGALTERDAAGVPPYMHIDPFPVASEERFPEGESPAAKTVCGGGNQATPFSLPKEVIVAIYMVYAFLTGCVYFGWPSLAYMLFQSGAYSWLCEVDENGNYVNDLRGSAGAEGDDETKYYICDNQDAAVSPLFTICYVTQTLMSIVSGTLLDHVSPKKTAMLGQLLNAAGWLLLALSSKEFPAYAAGMVFIGLGTDTGYLPTLLVATLFPGKRATVITLLGTANTSSFAVPLILAKLWGNVLPSWTFSQICVLYLFAGPICCFLLAALFIPWVAYGKAPAAAKPVLPPPSAVTPNGHDSKRPKYRVQPGKSTSMCSFLDEARQAGSEIDAEAGVWRQEGGTGGVASSSLQVDREDAEAESLGHRLPRPFRFRSRKRRTQEEGCSRERARVVADEAAAAEEAVGDLAATRGDLGEAGGMRQGRREEESECATCEDAVSAARSAESDKEGGPESDACSLGCLRAQETSRKTARPSCDFHLSSQTCCAERVRSHHDDSADRDEVPSITRSCWPCTFCRRRNREAQPFRFERDGAPCLDHDREGNGEELSFLSQLCSSHFLCIALYWSCQAVATSFLQTAASRLFPTRIVDFMDFALSFSFIPCVLLGKTIDVLGPFPVLIFINTAGAVAYFFSIFGMLFAHGGASTLQYIAVICFCMYVSIDSEQVFCYVENTFSSRHFGKLSGLALTVGGVISLGSIPLYETVTIRMLKGNPLPAAWSIAAVLAVVYVMLGCMWFVRRRNPRPFHPRDQAECEALPTAVDADCVKGTPPPRSFLALCGQKLANKWSSRAGVSKGDAVQTSRCGRDLEEGSAAEQAN is encoded by the coding sequence ATgtcagcggcgcgagctctTCCCGAGTCctgctctgcgtcctcggccCACGCGACCTCCACGCCGGCGACCTCACGCACGCTTGTGGGCGCTCACCGCGCGGCGGGGTGCGGGCTGCCGCAGGGCTTCTGTAACGAGCAGTCTCGGGGGGTTTTGGGGGGTGTTCAGTCGGGAGGAGCGGTTGCTCTCTCGGCAGAGCCCCTCTGTGCAGAGGAGCCGCCTTGTTCACCTAagtgcggcgacgacggccggTTGCTGctggggcgcggcgcctccccgtGCAGGTTGCGCCGAATTGAGACACACGAGTTGCAATCGTTCCTTCGTCTtgcccgcggaggccctgCTACCTCCACTTTCTCGCTGCTTTCCAGCGAAGTCTCCACCTGTGGGGACGAaggccagcgcggcgcgacccgacgcagcggcggcgcacccGGACGcaacggcggcgcaggatcTTCGCTGTTTGCTTGCCAGCCGCGGTTTTCAAGTCTGTCCGGGGCTGCAaacggctgcggcgggcaggagggcgcggacgaaGTGGATCCCAGTGGGGCGCTGacagagcgagacgcggcgggggTCCCGCCGTACATGCACATCGACCCGTTTCCGGTCGCTAGCGAAGAACGCTTTCCGGAAGGAGAGAGTCCTGCCGCGAAAacggtctgcggcggcggcaaccAGGCGACGCCCTTTTCGCTGCCCAAGGAGGTGATCGTTGCCATCTATATGGTCTACGCCTTCCTCACGGGCTGCGTCTACTTTGGCTGGCCTTCGCTGGCCTACATGCTTTTTCAGTCCGGCGCCTACAGCTGGCTCTGTGAGGTGGACGAGAACGGCAACTACGTGAACGACCTCCGCGGGAGCGCgggggcggaaggcgacgacgaaacCAAGTACTACATCTGCGACAACCAGGACGCAGCCGTGTCGCCGCTGTTCACGATTTGCTACGTCACCCAGACGCTGATGAGCATTGTTTCCGGCACGCTTCTGGACCATGTGAGTCCGAAGAAGACTGCCATGTTGGGACAGTTGCTGAACGCAGCGGgctggctgctgctcgcgctgaGCTCGAAGGAGTTTCCTGCCTACGCCGCCGGCATGGTGTTCATTGGCTTGGGCACCGACACGGGCTATCTTCCGACGCTTCTTGTTGCGACTTTGTTCCCGGGGAAGCGCGCAACTGTCATCACTCTGTTGGGCACAGCCAACACGTCCAGCTTCGCCGTGCCTCTGATTCTCGCCAAGTTGTGGGGAAACGTGCTGCCCTCGTGGACGTTCTCGCAAATCTGCGTCTTGTACCTCTTCGCGGGTCCCATCTGCTGCTTCTTGCTGGCTGCACTCTTCATCCCGTGGGTCGCGTACGGCaaagcgcccgccgctgcgaagcccgtgctgcctccgccgtccgcggTTACGCCCAACGGACATGACAGCAAGAGGCCCAAGTACCGCGTGCAGCCTGGAAAAAGCACCTCGATGTGCTCGTTTCTCGACGAAGCTCGTCAGGCGGGATCCGAGatcgacgccgaggcaggtgtctggagacaggagggggggacgggtGGCGTCGCGTCAAGCAGTCTGCAAGTCGACagggaggacgccgaggccgaaTCGCTTGGCCATaggctgccgcggccctTTCGCTTCCGCTCTCGCAAACGCCGAACGCAGGAGgagggctgcagccgcgagcgggCTCGCGTCGTGGCGGacgaagcagccgccgcggaggaggcagtgGGGGACTtagccgcgacgcgcggagacttGGGCGAGGCCGGTGGCATGAGAcaaggcagacgcgaagaggagagcgagtgCGCGACCTGCGAGGACGCTgtgagcgcggcgcggtcggcggAGTCCGACAAGGAGGGCGGGCCCGAGTCCGACGCGTGCTCGCTggggtgtctccgcgcccagGAGACGAGCCGAAAGACTGCGCGTCCCAGCTGCGACTTTCATTTGTCCTCCCAAACTtgctgcgcggagagagtCCGCAGCCATCACGACGACTCGGCAGACCGGGACGAAGTGCCGTCCATTACGCGGAGCTGCTGGCCGTGTACGTTCTGCCGACGCAGAAACCGAGAGGCACAGCCTTTTAGATTCGAACGAGACGGCGCGCCATGTTTGGACCATGACAGGGAAGGGAACGGGGAAGAGCTTTCGTTTTTATCGCAACTGTGTTCGTCGCACTTTCTGTGCATTGCGCTGTACTGGAGTTGCCAGGCCGTGGCGACCTCTTTCCTGCAgacagcggcctcgcggctgttCCCGACGCGCATTGTAGATTTCATGGATTTCGCCTTGTCCTTCAGTTTCATCCCTTGTGTCCTTCTCGGGAAAACGATCGATGTCCTGGGGCCTTTTCCCGTGCTTATTTTCATCAACACGGCCGGCGCCGTTGCGTACTTCTTCTCCATCTTTGGCATGTTGTTCGcccacggcggcgcgagcacGCTGCAGTACATCGCCGTCATCTGCTTTTGCATGTACGTCTCCATTGACTCGGAGCAAGTTTTCTGCTACGTCGAGAACACATTTTCTTCTCGCCACTTCGGCAAGCTTTCCGGTCTCGCCTTGACCGTGGGAGGCGTCATTTCGCTCGGCTCCATCCCTCTCTACGAGACCGTGACGATTCGCATGCTGAAGGGGAACCCGCTGCCAGCTGCGTGGTCGatcgccgccgtcctcgcggtCGTCTACGTGATGCTTGGATGCATGTGGTTCGTCCGGAGGAGGAATCCGCGTCCTTTCCACCCTCGCGACCAGGCCGAGTGCGAGGCACTCCCCACGGCGGTGGATGCGGACTGTGTGAAGGGcaccccgccgccgcggtcttTTTTGGCGCTCTGCGGCCAAAAACTCGCCAACAAGTGGTCCAGCCGCGCAGGGGTTTCAAAGGGAGACGCGGTTCAAACGAGTAGATGCGGGCGTGATCTAGAAGAAGGATCAGCGGCGGAGCAGGCGAACTGA